In one window of Amblyomma americanum isolate KBUSLIRL-KWMA chromosome 9, ASM5285725v1, whole genome shotgun sequence DNA:
- the LOC144103785 gene encoding uncharacterized protein LOC144103785, whose protein sequence is MVPALILRLAGELLCWRAERDQAIKLDTAVVVVRLTAGLLCAAIMRLRENSDVGTRRPLWLRLAALLEMSLYAVSYLPHLLKTFLLNDQATLAAVLILCVDVSQGEGAQALLLPVVCVVDYVGVVAASGLLCWAALQRPRSGPLLLLLAANSAVGITVALRQAAMAVTVRSFLWGLVLYSLAQLAHSLWNLLLPLLADDASATTPQLIGPSRSSGGCSRAQALRARALGCVDPRPDALGFFRLDGRCLLELLSTAFNLGVVLYQLTKPLSATEARRTLLLQADIGKALCGPRLGCAL, encoded by the exons ATGGTCCCTGCACTGATCCTGCGCCTCGCGGGAGAGCTGCTGTGCTGGCGCGCCGAGCGAGACCAGGCCATCAAGCTGGACACGGCCGTCGTGGTCGTGAGGCTGACCGCCGGCCTCCTCTGCGCCGCTATCATGCGCCTCCGCGAGAACAGCGACGTCGGCACACGGCGGCCCCTCTGGCTTCGGCTGGCCGCGCTGTTGGAGATGTCGCTGTACGCGGTGTCCTACCTTCCGCACCTACTCAAGACGTTCCTGCTCAACGACCAGGCGACCCTGGCCGCCGTGCTCATTCTGTGCGTGGACGTGAGTCAAGGCGAGGGCGCGCAAGCGCTGCTGCTTCCGGTCGTCTGCGTGGTCGACTACGTGGGAGTGGTGGCCGCCAGCGGCCTTCTGTGCTGGGCGGCGTTGCAGCGGCCCCGGTCGGGGcctctgctcctgctgctggccGCCAACAGCGCGGTGGGAATCACGGTGGCTCTGCGCCAGGCCGCCATGGCCGTCACGGTGCGCTCTTTTCTCTGGGGGCTGGTGCTCTACTCGCTGGCCCAGCTGGCGCACAGCCTGTGGAacttgctgctcccgctgctcgcgGACGACGCGTCTGCGACGACGCCGCAGCTGATCGGGCCCAGCCGCTCGTCCGGCGGTTGTAGCAGGGCGCAGGCGTTGCGGGCGCGCGCCCTGGGCTGCGTCGACCCGAGGCCCGACGCGCTCGGCTTTTTCCGGCTCGACGGCCGCTGTCTGCTCGAGCTGCTGTCGACCGCCTTCAACTTGGGCGTCGTTTTGTACCAG CTAACAAAACCCCTGTCAGCGACGGAGGCCCGAAGAACACTGCTGCTCCAAGCAGACATCGGCAAAGCGCTCTGCGGACCACGCCTGGGATGTGCGCTTTAA
- the LOC144104865 gene encoding uncharacterized protein LOC144104865 isoform X1, with product MDVSDADFDSYWENESRNNNRNRIRVGRQYQATVPPLLRPGECDGRRLEDLETLRWRPESLSEQSIDEYMSMAKAVSLFARAMGKWGPEGRGGGPECLQTALRGLSDFVASHHGCQQDAGCRVGQPLPAIMTSTEASLFARAIDECGKNFGAIKKDFLPWKPVKSLIEFYYQGRHPKQEPHEEDGEGGGADEGSAAGCSGSHCPATNCVKKEPEVKPEPPDEPDDEEELPAAEELPSSASAPPSAMDDDGGGGSSEESRVPPSGPEVKPMRAKPLKAPEDAAAATPVGSLKFFLGGRLVLKLSAQEGGAWVEAQDTPRLGRPHRQPPSEDASDDDEGGPGSSSAAGGGATPPLRGSSRCTSWPETAPLTPFGNLAATRMATPEDSASGCNNTNNSTEDEDGGDDDSNQQRPPSASRAAPSPKCPPPQQAPPLGPPPPLNLTLRPPAAQLRSGQGIASNSPPPLLMPQVSPLADGCVERCRPSWRSGRPGGVPFVAPMYPHGSQCCPPATTASPMVTATGTAADGPLDLSSPGDAKKLAHK from the exons ATGGATGTATCAG ATGCGGACTTTGACTCGTACTGGGAGAATGAGTCTCGCAACAACAACCGCAACCGCATCCGAGTAGGCCGACAGTACCAGGCCACAGTGCCTCCGCTGCTGAGGCCAGGCGAGTG TGATGGGCGTCGTCTGGAAGACCTGGAGACGCTCCGGTGGCGGCCTGAGAGCCTATCGGAGCAGAGCATTGACGAGTACATGTCGATGGCCAAGGCGGTGAGCCTGTTTGCGCGCGCCATGGGCAAGTGGGGGCCCGAGGGCCGAGGCGGGGGTCCCGAGTGCCTGCAGACGGCGCTGCGAGGCCTGTCGGACTTCGTGGCCTCTCACCATGGCTGCCAGCAGGATGCTGGCTGCCGGGTGGGCCAGCCCCTGCCAGCCATCATGACCTCCACGGAGGCTAGCCTGTTCGCGCGCGCCATCGACGAGTGCGGCAAGAACTTCGGCGCCATCAAGAAGGACTTT CTGCCCTGGAAACCGGTGAAGAGCTTGATAGAGTTCTACTACCAAGGGCGCCACCCCAAGCAGGAGCCCCACGAGGAGGACGGGGAAGGAGGAGGAGCGGACGAGGGCAGTGCCGCCGGCTGCAGTGGAAGCCATTGTCCCGCCACCAACTGTGTCAAG AAGGAGCCTGAGGTGAAGCCCGAGCCACCGGATGAGCCTGACGATGAAGAGGAGCTTCCGGCAGCTGAGGAGCTTCCTTCCTCTGCTTCTGCCCCCCCTTCTGCCATGGATGACGATGGTGGAGGTGGCTCGAGTGAAGAGAGCCGGGTACCGCCATCGGGACCCGAGGTGAAACCCATGCGTGCCAAGCCCCTGAAGGCACCTGAGGATGCGGCTGCTGCAACGCCTGTCGGGTCCCTCAAATTTTTCTTGG ggGGCCGGCTAGTGCTGAAGCTGAGTGCCCAGGAGGGGGGTGCCTGGGTTGAGGCTCAGGACACACCTCGACTGGGGCGTCCCCACCGCCAGCCCCCCTCAGAGGACGCCAGCGATGACGATGAGGGTGGGCCAGGCTCCTCCTCTGCGGCAGGGGGTGGCGCCACGCCACCGCTCAG GGGTAGTTCCCGGTGCACGTCCTGGCCGGAGACGGCCCCACTCACCCCGTTTGGCAACCTGGCAGCAACGCGCATGGCGACACCTGAAGACAGTGCCTCCGGCTGCAACAACACGAACAACAGCACGGAAGACGAGGACGGAGGGGACGACGACAGCAACCAGCAGCGGCCGCCCTCAGCCTCCAGGGCAGCGCCTTCGCCCAAGTGCCCGCCGCCACAACAGGCGCCCCCTCTAG GCCCCCCTCCACCCCTGAATCTAACCCTGCGTCCCCCTGCTGCACAACTCCGGAGCGGCCAGGGCATTGCCTCCAACTCCCCGCCGCCTCTGCTGATGCCACAGGTGTCGCCACTTGCCGACG GCTGTGTGGAGCGCTGCCGCCCCAGCTGGCGTAGTGGCCGGCCAGGTGGAGTGCCTTTTGTGGCGCCCATGTATCCCCATGGCAGCCAGTGCTGTCCACCAGCCACCACTGCTTCCCCCATGGTGACCGCCACCGGCACTGCAG CCGACGGCCCACTGGACCTGTCTTCCCCGGGGGACGCCAAGAAGCTGGCGCACAAGTGA
- the LOC144104865 gene encoding uncharacterized protein LOC144104865 isoform X2, with translation MDVSDADFDSYWENESRNNNRNRIRVGRQYQATVPPLLRPGESDGRRLEDLETLRWRPESLSEQSIDEYMSMAKAVSLFARAMGKWGPEGRGGGPECLQTALRGLSDFVASHHGCQQDAGCRVGQPLPAIMTSTEASLFARAIDECGKNFGAIKKDFLPWKPVKSLIEFYYQGRHPKQEPHEEDGEGGGADEGSAAGCSGSHCPATNCVKKEPEVKPEPPDEPDDEEELPAAEELPSSASAPPSAMDDDGGGGSSEESRVPPSGPEVKPMRAKPLKAPEDAAAATPVGSLKFFLGGRLVLKLSAQEGGAWVEAQDTPRLGRPHRQPPSEDASDDDEGGPGSSSAAGGGATPPLRGSSRCTSWPETAPLTPFGNLAATRMATPEDSASGCNNTNNSTEDEDGGDDDSNQQRPPSASRAAPSPKCPPPQQAPPLGPPPPLNLTLRPPAAQLRSGQGIASNSPPPLLMPQVSPLADGCVERCRPSWRSGRPGGVPFVAPMYPHGSQCCPPATTASPMVTATGTAADGPLDLSSPGDAKKLAHK, from the exons ATGGATGTATCAG ATGCGGACTTTGACTCGTACTGGGAGAATGAGTCTCGCAACAACAACCGCAACCGCATCCGAGTAGGCCGACAGTACCAGGCCACAGTGCCTCCGCTGCTGAGGCCAG GGGAGAGTGATGGGCGTCGTCTGGAAGACCTGGAGACGCTCCGGTGGCGGCCTGAGAGCCTATCGGAGCAGAGCATTGACGAGTACATGTCGATGGCCAAGGCGGTGAGCCTGTTTGCGCGCGCCATGGGCAAGTGGGGGCCCGAGGGCCGAGGCGGGGGTCCCGAGTGCCTGCAGACGGCGCTGCGAGGCCTGTCGGACTTCGTGGCCTCTCACCATGGCTGCCAGCAGGATGCTGGCTGCCGGGTGGGCCAGCCCCTGCCAGCCATCATGACCTCCACGGAGGCTAGCCTGTTCGCGCGCGCCATCGACGAGTGCGGCAAGAACTTCGGCGCCATCAAGAAGGACTTT CTGCCCTGGAAACCGGTGAAGAGCTTGATAGAGTTCTACTACCAAGGGCGCCACCCCAAGCAGGAGCCCCACGAGGAGGACGGGGAAGGAGGAGGAGCGGACGAGGGCAGTGCCGCCGGCTGCAGTGGAAGCCATTGTCCCGCCACCAACTGTGTCAAG AAGGAGCCTGAGGTGAAGCCCGAGCCACCGGATGAGCCTGACGATGAAGAGGAGCTTCCGGCAGCTGAGGAGCTTCCTTCCTCTGCTTCTGCCCCCCCTTCTGCCATGGATGACGATGGTGGAGGTGGCTCGAGTGAAGAGAGCCGGGTACCGCCATCGGGACCCGAGGTGAAACCCATGCGTGCCAAGCCCCTGAAGGCACCTGAGGATGCGGCTGCTGCAACGCCTGTCGGGTCCCTCAAATTTTTCTTGG ggGGCCGGCTAGTGCTGAAGCTGAGTGCCCAGGAGGGGGGTGCCTGGGTTGAGGCTCAGGACACACCTCGACTGGGGCGTCCCCACCGCCAGCCCCCCTCAGAGGACGCCAGCGATGACGATGAGGGTGGGCCAGGCTCCTCCTCTGCGGCAGGGGGTGGCGCCACGCCACCGCTCAG GGGTAGTTCCCGGTGCACGTCCTGGCCGGAGACGGCCCCACTCACCCCGTTTGGCAACCTGGCAGCAACGCGCATGGCGACACCTGAAGACAGTGCCTCCGGCTGCAACAACACGAACAACAGCACGGAAGACGAGGACGGAGGGGACGACGACAGCAACCAGCAGCGGCCGCCCTCAGCCTCCAGGGCAGCGCCTTCGCCCAAGTGCCCGCCGCCACAACAGGCGCCCCCTCTAG GCCCCCCTCCACCCCTGAATCTAACCCTGCGTCCCCCTGCTGCACAACTCCGGAGCGGCCAGGGCATTGCCTCCAACTCCCCGCCGCCTCTGCTGATGCCACAGGTGTCGCCACTTGCCGACG GCTGTGTGGAGCGCTGCCGCCCCAGCTGGCGTAGTGGCCGGCCAGGTGGAGTGCCTTTTGTGGCGCCCATGTATCCCCATGGCAGCCAGTGCTGTCCACCAGCCACCACTGCTTCCCCCATGGTGACCGCCACCGGCACTGCAG CCGACGGCCCACTGGACCTGTCTTCCCCGGGGGACGCCAAGAAGCTGGCGCACAAGTGA